The window CGGGCAAGCCTTGCTCCCACAGTACTTGTCAGTGCAGTGGGACAAGTTGTGCCCCTCAGCAATGAACTACCTGTGGGAGCAAGGCTTGCCCGCGATGCTTTCAGAAACTCATATCCACCTTGGTCCAGAGCGTGCGCCCCGGTTCGTTGATGGCTTGCGGGTCACTCGCCGGGTAGCCGAACCCGGCGTTGCCGGCCAGGTTCAGATGTTCGGCGTAGGCTTTGCCGAACAGGTTGTCGACGCCGCTGCTGACCTTCCAGTGTTTATTGATGCGGTAGGCACCGTTGAGGGAGAACACCCCGAACCCGGAACTCTTGCCGTAGTCCTTGCCCACCACGTTGCCCTTGTTCTCGTCGACACGGTTTTGCGCGGCCACCACGCGCCACAGGGCACCGGCGCTCCAGCGATCTTCGCTGTAGGTCAGGCCCAGGCGGGCGTCGAGCGGCGGCATCTGTGCCAGGGCGCTGCCATCGCTGCTGTTTTTGCCCCAGGCGTAGGCCAATGTTGCATCGGCTTTCCAGCGCTCGGTCAGCTTGTAGGCCGCGCCCAGCTCACCGCCCATGATCCGTGCATCAATGTTCTCGGCCCGGGAGGTGGTGCCCATCATGCCGGGCGTGTAATCGAACAGGATGTAGTCGCGCACCTGCCCGACATAACCCGACGCCCAGGCTTCGAGGGTTTCGGTTTTGTACTGCAGGCCGAAGTCGAGTTGGGTGGTTTTCTCCGGTTTGATCGAGTCGAAAGCATTCAGCGAACCGGCGGGGCCGGCGTTGGCCGAAAACAGCTCCCAGTAATCCGGGAAACGTTGCGCGTGGCCCAGGCCCGCATAGAGGGTAGTAGGGCTGTCGGCCAGATCGTGTTCGTAGCGTACGAAACCACTGGGCAGCGTGTCGGCGCGGGTTTGGTCGGCAGTGGGATTGGGCCGGACGGACATGCCGGAGCCGATGCTTTGGCGGTAATCCTTGGCCGAGGCGCGGTCGAGGCGGGCGCCGCTGACCAGCCGGTCGCGGTCGGCGGCGTACCAGGTCAACTCACTGAACACGCCGTAGTTATGAAAGTCGGCGTCCTTGGTGCGCGGCCGTTCCTTGTAGGTGTCGATGCCCATGCTGCTGCGTTGGCGATGCTCGTTGGTCTGGGCGTCCAGGCCACTGATCAATTGCACATCGGCCCAGCGCCAGGTGGCCTTGATGCGTGCGCCGAGGGTGCGGCGGTCGACGTTGGACGCCATGGGGCCGGCCATCATCCCGGTGCCGGACGGCGTGCGCAGCGTGTAGTTGTCCATCACATGGTCGGCGTAGTTGTAGTAGACCTGCGCTTCGAGCGTATCCAGCACATCGCCCATGTTCGAACGCTCGAAACGCAAGCCCAGGCTTTCACGCTTGAACTGCGAGCCATCCATGCCACGTCCGGCGTAGCGTGCTTCACCGTCGCCCTTGCCAGCGGTCAGTTCCAGCAGGGTATCGGCATCCGGCGTCCAGCCCAGCGTCACGTCGCCGTTCCACTTGTCGTAGCGCGACGGCACCGTGTCGTTGTTGCCGTCACGATAATCGTCTGAATGAGCGGTGTTGCCGATCACCCGCACGTAACCCAAAGACCCGCCGGCGGCCGCATCCACGACCTTGTCGAAGCGCCCGTTGGAACCGGCCAGTACGCTGGCGTTGACCCGGGTGCCCAGTTCGCCGAACTGCTCCGGCTCGCGTTCGAACAGCACGGTCCCGGCCGATGCACCAGGGCCCCAGAGCACGGTTTGCGGGCCCTTGATAACGGTGAGTTTGTCGTAGGTTTCCGGCGAAATATAGGACGTCGGCGCGTCCATCCGGCCCGGGCAAGCGCCCAGCAGCATGCTGCCATTGGTGAGAATGTTCAGCCGCGAGCCGAACATGCCCCGCAGTACCGGGTCGCCATTGGTGCCGCCGTTGCGCACCAGGGCGAAGCCGGGAATGGTCTTGAGATAATCGCCGCCGTCGCTGGCCGGCACCGGTTGGCGCGGATCCTTGGGGTTGGTGACCACGGTCAGGGGCGAGCTGGGAGCGACGGCGGTAATGACCGTCGGGCTCAGCTCTTCGATCTGAGCTTCGTGGTGAGCATGCTCGTCGGCCAGCGCACAGGGCGTGAGCAGCAGGCCGCACAGTGCGGTGGCGGTGTAGCGAAAACGAACCCGTGGCTCGTTCGGGGAGCAGCGAACCTGGGCTGCGCCCAATGCGATGTCGGCAGAAAACCTGGACATGATGATTCCATCGAACAGACGTAAACGACACGGTCGGGCAACCTGGGGCTGTCTTTTGCGACCGGGTGAGGTAAGTGTCGGGGGTCTACGCGTCGAGGGGCGGTGCGCGGGTGCGGGCACCGGGGAAGAATGACGTCCGGGCATGGCCCAGGCGTGGCGAGGGGCTGGTGTAGGTGTGGGGTGGCAGGGTATCGAAGACGGCGAAGCTATGCCCCCCCGTCAGCGCGGGGCAATTGAACAGCAGGCTGCAATAACCACACTTTTCCCACAGTACGTGATGCTCGCTCTGGGGCGGGCAATGTTCGGCTTTCGGTGCTTCATGCTCGGCGTGAACGCCCGCCGACATGTCCATTTCCATGTTCATGGTCATGGACGAAGACATGCGCTGATCCATCGGCATCGACTGAGAAATCAGCGGACCGATAAAGATCATCAGCATGGCGAACAGGCTGATCCAGCTGCCGCGTGTCAGGCTCATCAGCTGACGGCGGGGCATGACCGACCTGGCGCGGGGCGTTCGCATGGGCAAAGGTGATCAGTGGGCGTGCGTTTGGGTTTTGCTGCTGTCGGGGGCTTTTTTCTGCACCGCGACATCGACCGTGACATCCCCCGCTTTTTCGAAATGCAGGGTCAGAGGGAAGCGTTTGCCGTCGCTGAGCAGGCTGCGATCCTCCAGCCCCAGCAGCATCACGTGATAAGCCATCGGCGCGAAGGTGACAGTCGCACCGGGGGCGATATCAACGACGGGCACCGCTTGCATTTTCATCAGGTCGTTTTGCATCACGTGTTCGTGGAGCTCGGCTTTGTCGGCAATCGGCGAATCGACGCTGAGCAGTTTGTCGGCGGTTGTGCCCTTGTTGTGAATCACGAAGTACGCGGCCACGGTCGGCG is drawn from Pseudomonas rhizophila and contains these coding sequences:
- a CDS encoding TonB-dependent copper receptor produces the protein MSRFSADIALGAAQVRCSPNEPRVRFRYTATALCGLLLTPCALADEHAHHEAQIEELSPTVITAVAPSSPLTVVTNPKDPRQPVPASDGGDYLKTIPGFALVRNGGTNGDPVLRGMFGSRLNILTNGSMLLGACPGRMDAPTSYISPETYDKLTVIKGPQTVLWGPGASAGTVLFEREPEQFGELGTRVNASVLAGSNGRFDKVVDAAAGGSLGYVRVIGNTAHSDDYRDGNNDTVPSRYDKWNGDVTLGWTPDADTLLELTAGKGDGEARYAGRGMDGSQFKRESLGLRFERSNMGDVLDTLEAQVYYNYADHVMDNYTLRTPSGTGMMAGPMASNVDRRTLGARIKATWRWADVQLISGLDAQTNEHRQRSSMGIDTYKERPRTKDADFHNYGVFSELTWYAADRDRLVSGARLDRASAKDYRQSIGSGMSVRPNPTADQTRADTLPSGFVRYEHDLADSPTTLYAGLGHAQRFPDYWELFSANAGPAGSLNAFDSIKPEKTTQLDFGLQYKTETLEAWASGYVGQVRDYILFDYTPGMMGTTSRAENIDARIMGGELGAAYKLTERWKADATLAYAWGKNSSDGSALAQMPPLDARLGLTYSEDRWSAGALWRVVAAQNRVDENKGNVVGKDYGKSSGFGVFSLNGAYRINKHWKVSSGVDNLFGKAYAEHLNLAGNAGFGYPASDPQAINEPGRTLWTKVDMSF
- a CDS encoding DUF2946 domain-containing protein; this encodes MSLTRGSWISLFAMLMIFIGPLISQSMPMDQRMSSSMTMNMEMDMSAGVHAEHEAPKAEHCPPQSEHHVLWEKCGYCSLLFNCPALTGGHSFAVFDTLPPHTYTSPSPRLGHARTSFFPGARTRAPPLDA
- a CDS encoding copper chaperone PCu(A)C, with the translated sequence MLNRLILLAALLLPVGFAQAHQYKAGELEIAHPWSQELPPNAPTVAAYFVIHNKGTTADKLLSVDSPIADKAELHEHVMQNDLMKMQAVPVVDIAPGATVTFAPMAYHVMLLGLEDRSLLSDGKRFPLTLHFEKAGDVTVDVAVQKKAPDSSKTQTHAH